A window of the Maridesulfovibrio ferrireducens genome harbors these coding sequences:
- the atpD gene encoding F0F1 ATP synthase subunit beta, with amino-acid sequence MDHKYSGEVLSVRGSVVDVRFFNEIPPMLSVLYAQGDRKVTLEVADHLDLNTVRSIAMTPTGGLPRGASVYSEGTTLMAPVGEELLGRVLNVFGEPVDGQELPENLEYRSIHNAPIELSQRVVSEEIFMTGIKVIDLLMPLEKGGKAGLFGGAGVGKTVLITELINNMVGRHSGMSIFCGIGERCREGEELYREMKDAGVLDNTVMVFGQMNEPPGARFRTGHTALTIAEHFRDDQGKDVLLLIDNIFRFIQAGMELSGLLGRLPSRMGYQPTLGADLAELQERISSSKSGAITSIQAVYVPADDLTDPAATHTFSHLSSSIVLSRKRAGEGFYPAVDPLESRSMMLSPAIVGQRHYDVAREVRRTLSLYEDLKDIIAMLGLEELSREDRLIVSRARKLERFMTQPFNTTRHFTGMEGRIVDIADTVTGCERILNDEFKESSERTFYMIGSIEEVVSTEKSGD; translated from the coding sequence ATGGATCACAAGTATAGTGGTGAAGTTCTTTCTGTTCGCGGCAGTGTTGTGGATGTTCGTTTCTTTAATGAAATTCCTCCTATGTTGTCGGTTTTATATGCGCAGGGAGATCGAAAAGTTACTTTGGAAGTCGCTGATCATCTGGACCTTAATACTGTTCGGTCTATAGCTATGACTCCAACAGGCGGATTGCCGAGAGGTGCGTCTGTTTACAGTGAGGGAACAACTTTGATGGCTCCGGTGGGGGAAGAACTTTTGGGTCGGGTTTTAAATGTTTTCGGCGAACCTGTTGATGGGCAAGAGCTTCCGGAAAATTTAGAATACAGGTCAATTCATAATGCTCCGATTGAACTTTCACAGCGCGTTGTTTCCGAAGAAATTTTCATGACTGGAATTAAAGTCATTGATCTACTTATGCCTCTTGAAAAAGGCGGTAAAGCAGGGCTTTTCGGAGGAGCGGGAGTTGGTAAAACCGTTCTCATCACTGAGTTGATCAACAACATGGTTGGCAGGCATAGTGGTATGAGTATTTTTTGCGGGATCGGGGAAAGGTGTCGTGAAGGTGAAGAGTTATATCGGGAAATGAAGGATGCCGGCGTTCTCGATAACACTGTTATGGTTTTCGGGCAGATGAATGAGCCTCCGGGGGCAAGGTTTCGAACAGGGCATACCGCACTGACCATTGCCGAACATTTTAGAGATGATCAGGGCAAAGATGTTCTACTGTTGATTGATAATATTTTCAGATTTATTCAGGCGGGTATGGAGCTTTCAGGTCTTCTTGGGCGCCTCCCGTCACGCATGGGATATCAGCCGACTTTGGGAGCAGATCTCGCTGAACTTCAGGAGCGTATTTCAAGTAGTAAGTCAGGTGCAATTACATCTATTCAAGCTGTTTATGTTCCTGCTGACGATCTGACAGATCCAGCCGCAACTCATACCTTTTCTCATCTTTCATCTTCTATTGTGCTTTCCCGTAAACGTGCCGGTGAAGGTTTTTATCCGGCTGTTGATCCTTTGGAATCCCGCTCTATGATGCTTTCTCCCGCAATTGTGGGACAGCGTCATTATGATGTAGCGCGTGAGGTCCGGCGGACACTCTCCTTATATGAAGATCTTAAGGATATTATCGCAATGCTGGGACTCGAAGAGCTTTCGCGAGAAGATAGGCTAATTGTTTCGCGCGCGCGTAAGTTAGAAAGATTTATGACACAGCCTTTTAATACCACCCGTCATTTTACAGGTATGGAAGGCAGAATTGTTGATATAGCAGATACGGTCACAGGCTGTGAGCGTATTTTAAATGATGAGTTCAAAGAATCTTCCGAGCGGACATTTTATATGATCGGTTCCATAGAAGAGGTCGTTTCTACGGAGAAAAGTGGTGACTGA
- a CDS encoding F0F1 ATP synthase subunit epsilon, whose amino-acid sequence MKFKIMLPSGIFLDCEADKIVAECTIGGFCLLPNHVDMATALSPGILTYYHQGTAISLAVDAGILIKKGRLVRISSHAAVKGELGELELEVDRMLEDASEAEKAARTTVAKLEAGFIRSLIEVETV is encoded by the coding sequence ATGAAGTTTAAAATTATGTTACCCTCAGGAATTTTTCTGGACTGTGAAGCTGACAAGATTGTTGCCGAATGCACTATTGGCGGTTTTTGTCTGTTGCCGAATCATGTTGATATGGCAACGGCACTTTCTCCAGGTATTCTGACTTATTACCATCAAGGTACGGCTATAAGTTTGGCAGTAGATGCCGGTATACTGATCAAAAAGGGGCGATTGGTAAGGATTTCATCACACGCCGCAGTAAAAGGTGAACTTGGTGAGTTGGAATTGGAAGTGGACAGAATGCTTGAAGATGCTTCGGAAGCGGAAAAAGCCGCCCGGACGACTGTGGCTAAACTTGAGGCTGGATTCATTCGCAGTTTAATCGAGGTGGAAACAGTATGA
- a CDS encoding AtpZ/AtpI family protein, with product MSPDQKKRSDDFKRNISTKEKRRIRAEKKGQVGTLSAFSSMGVVGWTVALPTVFGAFLGAWMDYMWPFKLSWTLTMLGVGLFTGCVFAGMWMNREKIKIIKEREGAGPKESETKESDKNDEQ from the coding sequence ATGAGCCCTGATCAAAAAAAGCGTTCAGATGATTTCAAGCGGAATATTTCGACCAAAGAGAAACGCAGAATTCGTGCGGAAAAAAAAGGTCAGGTCGGAACTTTATCCGCTTTTAGTTCTATGGGGGTTGTGGGGTGGACGGTCGCCTTGCCGACAGTTTTTGGCGCTTTTTTAGGGGCATGGATGGATTATATGTGGCCCTTCAAACTCAGCTGGACGCTTACAATGCTTGGGGTTGGACTTTTTACAGGATGTGTTTTTGCGGGAATGTGGATGAACAGGGAGAAAATAAAAATTATTAAAGAGAGAGAGGGAGCTGGGCCAAAAGAGTCGGAAACAAAAGAATCGGATAAAAATGATGAGCAATAA